A DNA window from Vigna angularis cultivar LongXiaoDou No.4 chromosome 1, ASM1680809v1, whole genome shotgun sequence contains the following coding sequences:
- the LOC108346325 gene encoding uncharacterized protein LOC108346325 isoform X1, which yields MIYATACNWELEIKSGHPIQCGSMSKQFCVEEMEAGESNSGNERRIISKDSSWFSQFRNASNPWMARYAYALIFLVSNLLAWAARDYGRGALTEMKRLKGCNGGKDCLDAEGVLRVSLGCFIFFIVMFLSTARTSKLNDVRDTWHSGWWSVKIALWVVMTIIPFLLPSEFIQIYGEVAHFGAGVFLLIQLISIISFITWLNECCESEKFAARCRIHVMLFATTAYVVCLVGIILMYIWYAPKPSCLLNIFFISWTLVLLQLMTSVSLHPKVDAGILTPGLMGLYVVFLCWCAIRSEPAGGNCIRKSDSTTKTDWLSIISFVVAVLAIVIATFSTGIDSKCFQLKKDNTPPAEDDVPYGYGFFHFVFATGAMYFAMLLIGWNSHHSMRKWTIDVGWTSTWVKIVNEWLAVCVYLWMLIAPIIWNIRHIGST from the exons ATGATCTATGCAACTGCTTGTAATTGGGAACTTGAAATTAAATCGGGCCATCCAATTCAGTGTGGGAGCATGAGTAAG CAATTTTGTGTAGAAGAGATGGAAGCTGGGGAAAGTAACAGTGGTAACGAGAGGCGTATCATATCCAAGGATTCTTCGTGGTTCAGTCAATTCAGAAATGCATCCAATCCATGGATGGCAAGATATGCCTATGCGTTGATTTTTCTTGTGTCAAATCTTCTAGCATGGGCTGCCCGGGACTATGGTCGTGGTGCTTTAACAGAAATGAAGA GACTAAAAGGATGCAATGGTGGAAAAGACTGTTTGGATGCTGAAGGTGTTTTACGAGTGAGCTTAGGTTGCTTT atattttttatcgTAATGTTTTTGTCAACTGCTCGTACTTCTAAACTGAACGATGTGAGAGATACATGGCACTCTGGATGGTGGTCGGTCAAGATTGCTCTCTGGGTCGTCATGACTATCATCCCATTTTTACTCCCTTCTGAATTTATACAGATTTACG GGGAGGTGGCTCACTTTGGTGCAGG GGTTTTCCTTCTTATCCAACTAATAAGCATTATCAGCTTCATTACATGGCTGAATGAATGCTGTGAGTCCGAAAAATTTGCAGCAAGATG CCGAATTCATGTGATGTTGTTTGCGACGACTGCATATGTTGTCTGTTTGGTGGGGATAATTTTGATGTACATTTGGTATGCACCAAAGCCATCTTGCCTCCTcaacattttcttcattagttGGACCTTAGTACTTCTCCAACTTATGACAAGTGTGTCTCTGCACCCAAAA GTTGATGCTGGCATTCTAACTCCAGGGCTGATGGGACTTTATGTTGTCTTCCTTTGTTGGTGCGCCATTAGAAG TGAACCTGCAGGAGGAAACTGCATCAGGAAGTCTGACTCTACGACAAAAACAGACTGGCTAAGCATCATT AGCTTTGTTGTTGCAGTACTAGCAATCGTTATTGCGACATTTTCAACGGGCATAGACTCCAAATGCTTCCAG CTCAAGAAGGACAATACACCACCAGCAGAGGATGATGTACCTTATGGCTATGGCTTCTTCCATTTTGTTTTTGCCACGGGAGCAATGTATTTTGCTATGCTATTGATTGGGTGGAATAGTCATCATTCTATGAGAAA ATGGACAATTGATGTGGGTTGGACCAGCACCTGGGTAAAAATAGTAAATGAATGGTTGGCAGTCTGCGTATACT TGTGGATGCTGATAGCCCCAATCATATGGAATATCAGACATATTGGTTCTACCTGA
- the LOC108346325 gene encoding uncharacterized protein LOC108346325 isoform X2, with protein sequence MTKQFCVEEMEAGESNSGNERRIISKDSSWFSQFRNASNPWMARYAYALIFLVSNLLAWAARDYGRGALTEMKRLKGCNGGKDCLDAEGVLRVSLGCFIFFIVMFLSTARTSKLNDVRDTWHSGWWSVKIALWVVMTIIPFLLPSEFIQIYGEVAHFGAGVFLLIQLISIISFITWLNECCESEKFAARCRIHVMLFATTAYVVCLVGIILMYIWYAPKPSCLLNIFFISWTLVLLQLMTSVSLHPKVDAGILTPGLMGLYVVFLCWCAIRSEPAGGNCIRKSDSTTKTDWLSIISFVVAVLAIVIATFSTGIDSKCFQLKKDNTPPAEDDVPYGYGFFHFVFATGAMYFAMLLIGWNSHHSMRKWTIDVGWTSTWVKIVNEWLAVCVYLWMLIAPIIWNIRHIGST encoded by the exons ATGACAAAG CAATTTTGTGTAGAAGAGATGGAAGCTGGGGAAAGTAACAGTGGTAACGAGAGGCGTATCATATCCAAGGATTCTTCGTGGTTCAGTCAATTCAGAAATGCATCCAATCCATGGATGGCAAGATATGCCTATGCGTTGATTTTTCTTGTGTCAAATCTTCTAGCATGGGCTGCCCGGGACTATGGTCGTGGTGCTTTAACAGAAATGAAGA GACTAAAAGGATGCAATGGTGGAAAAGACTGTTTGGATGCTGAAGGTGTTTTACGAGTGAGCTTAGGTTGCTTT atattttttatcgTAATGTTTTTGTCAACTGCTCGTACTTCTAAACTGAACGATGTGAGAGATACATGGCACTCTGGATGGTGGTCGGTCAAGATTGCTCTCTGGGTCGTCATGACTATCATCCCATTTTTACTCCCTTCTGAATTTATACAGATTTACG GGGAGGTGGCTCACTTTGGTGCAGG GGTTTTCCTTCTTATCCAACTAATAAGCATTATCAGCTTCATTACATGGCTGAATGAATGCTGTGAGTCCGAAAAATTTGCAGCAAGATG CCGAATTCATGTGATGTTGTTTGCGACGACTGCATATGTTGTCTGTTTGGTGGGGATAATTTTGATGTACATTTGGTATGCACCAAAGCCATCTTGCCTCCTcaacattttcttcattagttGGACCTTAGTACTTCTCCAACTTATGACAAGTGTGTCTCTGCACCCAAAA GTTGATGCTGGCATTCTAACTCCAGGGCTGATGGGACTTTATGTTGTCTTCCTTTGTTGGTGCGCCATTAGAAG TGAACCTGCAGGAGGAAACTGCATCAGGAAGTCTGACTCTACGACAAAAACAGACTGGCTAAGCATCATT AGCTTTGTTGTTGCAGTACTAGCAATCGTTATTGCGACATTTTCAACGGGCATAGACTCCAAATGCTTCCAG CTCAAGAAGGACAATACACCACCAGCAGAGGATGATGTACCTTATGGCTATGGCTTCTTCCATTTTGTTTTTGCCACGGGAGCAATGTATTTTGCTATGCTATTGATTGGGTGGAATAGTCATCATTCTATGAGAAA ATGGACAATTGATGTGGGTTGGACCAGCACCTGGGTAAAAATAGTAAATGAATGGTTGGCAGTCTGCGTATACT TGTGGATGCTGATAGCCCCAATCATATGGAATATCAGACATATTGGTTCTACCTGA
- the LOC108346325 gene encoding uncharacterized protein LOC108346325 isoform X3, which produces MEAGESNSGNERRIISKDSSWFSQFRNASNPWMARYAYALIFLVSNLLAWAARDYGRGALTEMKRLKGCNGGKDCLDAEGVLRVSLGCFIFFIVMFLSTARTSKLNDVRDTWHSGWWSVKIALWVVMTIIPFLLPSEFIQIYGEVAHFGAGVFLLIQLISIISFITWLNECCESEKFAARCRIHVMLFATTAYVVCLVGIILMYIWYAPKPSCLLNIFFISWTLVLLQLMTSVSLHPKVDAGILTPGLMGLYVVFLCWCAIRSEPAGGNCIRKSDSTTKTDWLSIISFVVAVLAIVIATFSTGIDSKCFQLKKDNTPPAEDDVPYGYGFFHFVFATGAMYFAMLLIGWNSHHSMRKWTIDVGWTSTWVKIVNEWLAVCVYLWMLIAPIIWNIRHIGST; this is translated from the exons ATGGAAGCTGGGGAAAGTAACAGTGGTAACGAGAGGCGTATCATATCCAAGGATTCTTCGTGGTTCAGTCAATTCAGAAATGCATCCAATCCATGGATGGCAAGATATGCCTATGCGTTGATTTTTCTTGTGTCAAATCTTCTAGCATGGGCTGCCCGGGACTATGGTCGTGGTGCTTTAACAGAAATGAAGA GACTAAAAGGATGCAATGGTGGAAAAGACTGTTTGGATGCTGAAGGTGTTTTACGAGTGAGCTTAGGTTGCTTT atattttttatcgTAATGTTTTTGTCAACTGCTCGTACTTCTAAACTGAACGATGTGAGAGATACATGGCACTCTGGATGGTGGTCGGTCAAGATTGCTCTCTGGGTCGTCATGACTATCATCCCATTTTTACTCCCTTCTGAATTTATACAGATTTACG GGGAGGTGGCTCACTTTGGTGCAGG GGTTTTCCTTCTTATCCAACTAATAAGCATTATCAGCTTCATTACATGGCTGAATGAATGCTGTGAGTCCGAAAAATTTGCAGCAAGATG CCGAATTCATGTGATGTTGTTTGCGACGACTGCATATGTTGTCTGTTTGGTGGGGATAATTTTGATGTACATTTGGTATGCACCAAAGCCATCTTGCCTCCTcaacattttcttcattagttGGACCTTAGTACTTCTCCAACTTATGACAAGTGTGTCTCTGCACCCAAAA GTTGATGCTGGCATTCTAACTCCAGGGCTGATGGGACTTTATGTTGTCTTCCTTTGTTGGTGCGCCATTAGAAG TGAACCTGCAGGAGGAAACTGCATCAGGAAGTCTGACTCTACGACAAAAACAGACTGGCTAAGCATCATT AGCTTTGTTGTTGCAGTACTAGCAATCGTTATTGCGACATTTTCAACGGGCATAGACTCCAAATGCTTCCAG CTCAAGAAGGACAATACACCACCAGCAGAGGATGATGTACCTTATGGCTATGGCTTCTTCCATTTTGTTTTTGCCACGGGAGCAATGTATTTTGCTATGCTATTGATTGGGTGGAATAGTCATCATTCTATGAGAAA ATGGACAATTGATGTGGGTTGGACCAGCACCTGGGTAAAAATAGTAAATGAATGGTTGGCAGTCTGCGTATACT TGTGGATGCTGATAGCCCCAATCATATGGAATATCAGACATATTGGTTCTACCTGA
- the LOC108347402 gene encoding probable ADP-ribosylation factor GTPase-activating protein AGD14 isoform X2, translating to MASRLKEDEKNERIIRGLLKLTPNRRCINCNSLGPQYVCTNFWTFVCTNCSGIHREFTHRVKSISMAKFTALEVSALQEGGNQRAKEIYFKEWDPQRHSLPDSSNVGRLRDFIKHVYVDRRFSGEKTTDKPPRAKGDKDDFYENKRTEMYQGGPKSPPYEDRYSDRSSPGGRSPGYDQENRQYGGDYKISPGRPPIINDWRREERFGDGRKYEDNKISDGNHKLEGHSPDRTKDSGSSSPPIVRPVREILGENVVPLRISEPPKTNSGLAANGSTLTQRTASSSSLASSHGTPVEVKPETLKSLIDFDDDPEPSVAPAIPQAHQTAVAELGMPANSNDNNWASFDFAPEEKTPHGPSNVNPLESMLTQLTGPVSLPSQVSQAQGSVTGSTLAATAAGGTIASGFSTFPHSGASVTSSGLMTASTLNNAGQWASLQYQQQQPLFTAAASQPSIQQATPPVGGALNNQPWTIPSVPSVQGHPNTSMPHPSHLVPKSANEAKSSVVLQSSTVDMKPSGRSELPEFPSMSSLQGALPIPSATMHSSNMGNPSLAWNPSSSSYASVPPPQAQTLAPAMGPGAYMGQQMVSNMPMPRHQGFGNFTTEGTAFGFSNSDQQLSGSRLSTAVTPNNFQAGGNPFG from the exons ATGGCTAGTCGACTGAAGGAAGATGAGAAAAATGAACGAATAATTCGAGGTCTTCTCAAACTCACGCCGAATCGGAGATGTATTAACTGTAACAGTTTG GGACCACAATATGTGTGCACAAATTTCTGGACGTTTGTATGCACTAACTGTAGCGGAATACA CCGAGAATTTACACATCGAGTAAAATCAATATCAATGGCCAAATTTACTGCACTAGAAGTTAGTGCACTTCAGGAAGGTGGAAATCAG CgtgcaaaagaaatatattttaaagaatggGATCCACAACGTCATTCTTTGCCTGATAGCAG CAATGTTGGCAGGCTCCGGGATTTCATCAAGCATGTTTATGTGGATAGAAGATTCAGTGGTGAAAAGACCACTGATAAACCTCCAAGAGCCAAG GGTGACAAGGATGATTTCTATGAAAACAAGAGGACAGAGATGTATCAAGGAGGACCTAAAAGCCCTCCTTATGAGGATCGTTACAGTGACAGGTCTAGTCCTGGTGGAAGAAGTCCAGGATATGATCAAGAAAATAGGCAATATGGTGGTGATTACAAGATAAGTCCTGGTCGTCCTCCTATAATCAATGATTGGCGTCGAGAAGAAAGATTTGGAGATGGACGGAAATatgaagataataaaatatcCGATGGAAATCATAAGTTGGAAGGCCATTCTCCTGATCGAACCAAGGATTCAGGTTCTTCCAGCCCACCCATTGTCCGACCTGTTAGAGAGATCTTGGGAGAAAATGTAGTACCTCTTCGAATAAGTGAACCGCCCAAAACAAACAGTGGTCTGGCTGCTAATGGCTCAACACTCACGCAG AGAACTGCATCTTCCAGTAGCTTAGCATCCAGCCATGGAACCCCAGTAGAAGTTAAGCCCGAGACTCTGAAGAGCCttattgattttgatgatgatcctGAACCATCTGTTGCTCCAGCAATTCCTCAAGCCCATCAAACTGCTGTGGCTGAACTTGGGATGCCTGCAAATTCCAATGATAACAATTGGGCATCTTTTGATTTTGCTCCTGAGGAAAAAACACCTCATGGTCCTTCAAACGTTAATCCACTTGAATCTATGCTTACTCAATTGACAGGACCCGTATCTTTACCTTCTCAAGTTTCCCAAGCCCAAG GATCTGTGACGGGATCAACTCTTGCTGCTACTGCTGCTGGAGGTACAATTGCTAGCGGCTTCTCAACATTCCCACACAGTGGTGCTTCAGTAACATCTTCCGGATTGATGACAGCATCGACTCTGAATAATGCTGGACAGTGGGCTAGTTTGCAGTATCAGCAACAGCAACCTTTGTTTACCGCAGCTGCTAGTCAGCCTTCTATTCAACAAGCTACACCACCAGTCGGTGGAGCTTTGAATAATCAG CCCTGGACTATACCCTCGGTACCATCAGTACAAGGGCATCCAAACACATCAATGCCCCATCCGTCGCACCTTGTCCCAAAGTCTGCCAATGAGGCTAAATCCAGTGTTGTTTTACAATCCTCTACAGTAGATATGAAgccaagtggaagaagtgaactTCCGGAG TTTCCTTCCATGTCATCTCTGCAAGGTGCTCTGCCAATACCTTCAGCTACAATGCACTCTTCAAACATGGGTAATCCATCTCTTGCCTGGAATCCGTCCTCATCATCATATGCATCAGTGCCGCCTCCTCAAGCACAAACCCTTGCACCCGCAATGGGACCAG GGGCATACATGGGACAACAAATGGTCTCTAACATGCCAATGCCAAG GCATCAAGGATTTGGGAATTTTACTACTGAGGGAACTGCTTTTGGCTTCTCAAATTCAGATCAGCAGCTGAGTGGTAGTAGGTTATCAACTGCTGTTACCCCAAACAACTTCCAGGCAGGAGGAAACCCTTTCGGATGA
- the LOC108347402 gene encoding probable ADP-ribosylation factor GTPase-activating protein AGD14 isoform X1 produces the protein MASRLKEDEKNERIIRGLLKLTPNRRCINCNSLGPQYVCTNFWTFVCTNCSGIHREFTHRVKSISMAKFTALEVSALQEGGNQRAKEIYFKEWDPQRHSLPDSSNVGRLRDFIKHVYVDRRFSGEKTTDKPPRAKGDKDDFYENKRTEMYQGGPKSPPYEDRYSDRSSPGGRSPGYDQENRQYGGDYKISPGRPPIINDWRREERFGDGRKYEDNKISDGNHKLEGHSPDRTKDSGSSSPPIVRPVREILGENVVPLRISEPPKTNSGLAANGSTLTQRTASSSSLASSHGTPVEVKPETLKSLIDFDDDPEPSVAPAIPQAHQTAVAELGMPANSNDNNWASFDFAPEEKTPHGPSNVNPLESMLTQLTGPVSLPSQVSQAQGSVTGSTLAATAAGGTIASGFSTFPHSGASVTSSGLMTASTLNNAGQWASLQYQQQQPLFTAAASQPSIQQATPPVGGALNNQPWTIPSVPSVQGHPNTSMPHPSHLVPKSANEAKSSVVLQSSTVDMKPSGRSELPEDLFTVKYSSFPAPVPGWQMGLPPSMGISIPYNNAVPIPSFPQASKSKNPFDVHNEPTPVQAPTFPSMSSLQGALPIPSATMHSSNMGNPSLAWNPSSSSYASVPPPQAQTLAPAMGPGAYMGQQMVSNMPMPRHQGFGNFTTEGTAFGFSNSDQQLSGSRLSTAVTPNNFQAGGNPFG, from the exons ATGGCTAGTCGACTGAAGGAAGATGAGAAAAATGAACGAATAATTCGAGGTCTTCTCAAACTCACGCCGAATCGGAGATGTATTAACTGTAACAGTTTG GGACCACAATATGTGTGCACAAATTTCTGGACGTTTGTATGCACTAACTGTAGCGGAATACA CCGAGAATTTACACATCGAGTAAAATCAATATCAATGGCCAAATTTACTGCACTAGAAGTTAGTGCACTTCAGGAAGGTGGAAATCAG CgtgcaaaagaaatatattttaaagaatggGATCCACAACGTCATTCTTTGCCTGATAGCAG CAATGTTGGCAGGCTCCGGGATTTCATCAAGCATGTTTATGTGGATAGAAGATTCAGTGGTGAAAAGACCACTGATAAACCTCCAAGAGCCAAG GGTGACAAGGATGATTTCTATGAAAACAAGAGGACAGAGATGTATCAAGGAGGACCTAAAAGCCCTCCTTATGAGGATCGTTACAGTGACAGGTCTAGTCCTGGTGGAAGAAGTCCAGGATATGATCAAGAAAATAGGCAATATGGTGGTGATTACAAGATAAGTCCTGGTCGTCCTCCTATAATCAATGATTGGCGTCGAGAAGAAAGATTTGGAGATGGACGGAAATatgaagataataaaatatcCGATGGAAATCATAAGTTGGAAGGCCATTCTCCTGATCGAACCAAGGATTCAGGTTCTTCCAGCCCACCCATTGTCCGACCTGTTAGAGAGATCTTGGGAGAAAATGTAGTACCTCTTCGAATAAGTGAACCGCCCAAAACAAACAGTGGTCTGGCTGCTAATGGCTCAACACTCACGCAG AGAACTGCATCTTCCAGTAGCTTAGCATCCAGCCATGGAACCCCAGTAGAAGTTAAGCCCGAGACTCTGAAGAGCCttattgattttgatgatgatcctGAACCATCTGTTGCTCCAGCAATTCCTCAAGCCCATCAAACTGCTGTGGCTGAACTTGGGATGCCTGCAAATTCCAATGATAACAATTGGGCATCTTTTGATTTTGCTCCTGAGGAAAAAACACCTCATGGTCCTTCAAACGTTAATCCACTTGAATCTATGCTTACTCAATTGACAGGACCCGTATCTTTACCTTCTCAAGTTTCCCAAGCCCAAG GATCTGTGACGGGATCAACTCTTGCTGCTACTGCTGCTGGAGGTACAATTGCTAGCGGCTTCTCAACATTCCCACACAGTGGTGCTTCAGTAACATCTTCCGGATTGATGACAGCATCGACTCTGAATAATGCTGGACAGTGGGCTAGTTTGCAGTATCAGCAACAGCAACCTTTGTTTACCGCAGCTGCTAGTCAGCCTTCTATTCAACAAGCTACACCACCAGTCGGTGGAGCTTTGAATAATCAG CCCTGGACTATACCCTCGGTACCATCAGTACAAGGGCATCCAAACACATCAATGCCCCATCCGTCGCACCTTGTCCCAAAGTCTGCCAATGAGGCTAAATCCAGTGTTGTTTTACAATCCTCTACAGTAGATATGAAgccaagtggaagaagtgaactTCCGGAG GATCTATTCACAGTTAAATATTCATCCTTCCCTGCTCCAGTCCCAGGTTGGCAAATGGGTCTACCACCTAGCATGGGTATTTCAATCCCATACAATAATGCGGTG CCCATTCCAAGTTTTCCACAAgcatcaaaatcaaaaaatcCATTTGATGTCCATAACGAACCTACTCCAGTTCAAGCCCCAACA TTTCCTTCCATGTCATCTCTGCAAGGTGCTCTGCCAATACCTTCAGCTACAATGCACTCTTCAAACATGGGTAATCCATCTCTTGCCTGGAATCCGTCCTCATCATCATATGCATCAGTGCCGCCTCCTCAAGCACAAACCCTTGCACCCGCAATGGGACCAG GGGCATACATGGGACAACAAATGGTCTCTAACATGCCAATGCCAAG GCATCAAGGATTTGGGAATTTTACTACTGAGGGAACTGCTTTTGGCTTCTCAAATTCAGATCAGCAGCTGAGTGGTAGTAGGTTATCAACTGCTGTTACCCCAAACAACTTCCAGGCAGGAGGAAACCCTTTCGGATGA